The Juglans regia cultivar Chandler chromosome 10, Walnut 2.0, whole genome shotgun sequence genome includes the window gtaattattagataagatgagattgtttgtgtaaccaaatgaggccaATTATGTTCCCGAAATTGTCCATTCTTGTATGATACTCCGTTTATTATACCTTCGGTTGAACCCAAGgttttaagtatataattttatatctgcATATCaattttgattataacaaataaGTTCAAACATAAATGAGTTCAAATTATCCGCATAATGGAACCAAATACTACAAAAAATAAGCATGaacaagaaaggaaacaaacttacaaataatttcttggagtaattttgtacatctctttcaaaattcaaaaaatgatgAAGGCTAAAAAAGAATCTTTTCTTATAAAGCATCGATttgcatttttcacatgtgcatgatatatttgaaaattaaaaatttgaattttaaaaatttgaaagatgattaattgtcatctttcacatgtgAATAACATGATTGAAAGTTTGAGTTttggaaatttaaaatatgattgattgtcatGTGATGAAAAATGATTGATGTTCTTTTTTACATACGCAAAAGGTAGAAGATTtgcttgaaattttaaaaagtaaataacattgTCTTTGGTaattacaaaaatgagaaatttttatttgaaatttttgaaaaataggaaATAAATACGCATATAGGGATCACACGACAAGTAAAGATTCTTCACCAATATCGCCTTGTTCATGTTGGAGTCCTCCGTCGGAACCTTCAGCTTCATGGTTACACTTCTCACAGACATGTCCGAATCCTTTGGAAAGCCAGACACGTATTCCCTCAATATCACCTGCTTGTTCCTCACTTCCTCACCGACACCACAACCACAACTCGCCattctcaatctctctctctctctctctctctctctctctctgattgtgtatttgtttctattttccAGTTTCTCTTGCTGTTACTTTCCTCTTTATCGGCCTTAGAACAACAGTATCAGTGATTCAGTACGTGTGGCTAGTATCAGTTTGTGGGCTGAACATACTAAACGTGGCATAAATATGTTCTTTTGCAGCCATTTGTGATTTCAAAGGgtaaaagtatataaaataaatctataaattaatataatttgatgaaattttttaattttattttataataaaaataaatttattaaatcacattaatttataaatttatttttatttatttctaaaatattttcctatcaATAATTCTACCCCAAACGATGCTTTTTCTGTGGCCATTAgacacttttttctttgttgaattGTAAAACTGCTTTCAATTGGATGGCCAAGTTGTACCGTacaattggtttttttttttagataaaaagaTCGCTTATCATTCATAAAAGGACATataaatatgatttaaaaaagtcaaataCAAACGTTAAAGCTTCCCAGCACACTACAGTGACTGACATGATCTAATCCAGACGGCATATCactaaagaccgaagtctaaaGGACCCGCCGCACACATCTCTGTCCCCGATAGAGAAAAAGTAACCAGGTGACAAAACTCATACTCCAACTAAGTAGAGTAGGGTGCACCAACCTCACACACTGCCAAAACAGAGAGGGGACAACACACCATTCGGACCAAGGTCTGAATGaacaaaatttgtttttttttttttttggattattatatcttataaaaatacaagacactaaataaaatacaaaaaactacAGAAACACCAGAAAAGGACTGCTCCGGTGGCTGCGATGGCGCGTGCAGCACACGTGCCACCCTGAAAGAAAACCGCTGACCGATCTTGGGGGATTCGGACTCATAGGCCCCGAAGGAGCCGTGCGTGGCAACGGCAAAGGCCTCCTAGCGGCGCAAGAAGGCCACGCACCGAACTCAACCGCTGCCTATCGGCAGCGCGTGCAGGTAACTCGCCACTCCTTTTGGCGCCGCCTTCGGTAAACTTGAAGATCGGCGACTGGGCTACGCCATGGAGAAGCGCGTGCACCTCTAAAGTCGCCGGACATTCCAGATCTGCGATTCTCCCTTATTTATCCTGTAAAAAAAAACCGGAGCACTACACAGAGGGAAAGAGGGGGGAGAGGGCTGGAAGGAAGGGAAGGAGTCGAAGCTCCCAACCCCCATGACAGAACTGTAGCGAGGTAGTCGGTTTCAAGAGGGAGACGAGGTTTCGAGAGAACGGTCCCCGTACAATTGTTAATAACAACGAATTGGAAgacataaaaatcaaataaaaatatattaccacacatatttttacaactcttttgtaataaataataatatataaatattaaattaattcaaattttcaatattagAATATAgctgtaaatataattattctattttttttttttttttgtgttaaaaataataaaaatcacaatcgATCAATTTTATGGGTGTAAGTAGCATTTCCCATAAAATAATTACAGTTAAAAATACTCATGTGATTATCCTTAAATTTGAGTGATTATGCTACCAGTAACCGTTAAAAAAATGCTCTTCCACACGCACGCAATGACTATTGAAGATAATGCCTATTTATGATGCAGTTTTTTCAATAAAGTCTATTAATAGTATTTTGTTATTATAGAGAAACTCTGTTATCGTGCATCTTGGGACAGGATGAGTTTTAATGCTCTGTAATTTTCAATGCTATTTATATAATGTACTTCTCCATCTATAATCAGTAGAACATCAGAATCAATCAACAAGTATTTTGGTTGAAGTTCTCCTCTCTCTTTTACTTCACCTATATACTAAAAATAccaacagttggtatcagagcagctTTCGGTCTTTGGGATATGATGGCTGCGCCTGGTTCATCTGCAACTCTTCCCATTTTTTCTGGTGAAAACTATGACTATTGgagcataaaaatgaaaactctTTTCCTATCTCTTGATCTGTGGGATGTCGTTGAAAATGGAGTCTCTTCAGTTGCTGAAGGCACGTCTGAAGGAGCTTCTAATCTTACCCAAGTCAAGTCTGATAGGCAAAGGGATGCAAAAGCCTTGTTTATTCTACAACAGGCTGTGAGTGAGTCCATCTTTCCAAGGTTGATGAGGGCTTCTTCTTCCCAGCAAGCTTGGGAGATCCTGCAACAAGAATTTCAAGGTAACATCAAAGTTAAAATTATCAAACTTCAAGGGCTAAGAAGGGAACTTGAAAATCTCAAAATGAAAGAATCTGAGAATATCAAGGAATATTGCTCTAGAGTCATTGAAGTAGTGAATCAAATGAGGacttataatgaaaatatttcagaTGAAAGGATTGTTCAGAAAATCCTCATAAGCTTGACTGAAAAATATGACCATGTAGTGGCTGCCATTGAAGAAGCTAAAGATCTATCTTCACTTTCTGTCACCGAGTTAATGGGCTCACTTTATGCTCATGAACAACGGATTGGCAGAAGGAATGAGGTGTCTTTGGAAAATGCATTTCAATCCAAAGTTAGTCTAAAGAATCAAAAGCAAAAGGAATTCAAGAAAAAGTTCAAGGGCACAGCCAAAGGAGGAGAAAAATCTCGAAAGAAGAAGGGAGAATTTTTACCTTATGGTGTTTGCAAGAAGACTAATCATTTGGAGAAAGATTGTTACCACCGGGGCAAGCCACAATGCTCAAATTGCAAGAAGTTTGGGCATGAGGAGAAAGATTGCCGGTTCAAGAACAAAAATCAGCAAGCAAATTTCACCGAGGACAAGGAAGAGCAGTTGTTCTATGCTTGTCATGTTGCAGCCGAGCAAAGAAGAGAGTGGTTTCTTGACAGCGGGTGCAGCAACCATATGACACCAGATGGGAGCTTATTTTCTCAAATTGATAAATCTGTATGTGTTAAAGTAAAGCTTGGAAATGGAGATTTGGTGGAGGCAAGTGGTAAAGGAACGATTGCCATGGAAACCAAGAAAGGGACTAGATTCATAAAAGATGTTCTTCATGTTCCTAGCCTTGATCAAGGTTTGCTAAGTGTTGGACAAATGATGCAAAATGGCTATTCACTTCACTTTGAGGGAGAGCTATGTGTCATTCTtgatttgaagaaaaacaaCCAAGTAGTGGCAGAAGTTAAaatgagaaatgggagaaatttTCCCATTACTTGGCAGTACCCAAGAGCAATGATGGTCAAATCTGATGAAACAACTCTTTGGCATCAAAGATTTGGTCATTACAATTTAAATGCCTTAAGGATGTTAAATCAGAAGAACATGATAAGAGATATGCCTTTGCTGGACCAAAACATGCCTACTTGTGAAGGGTGTATGATGGGAAAGCAACATAGGCAGCCATTTCCATCAGGAGAAGCATGGAGAGCAAAATCAGTACTTGAGCTAGTGCATACTGATCTGTGTGGTCCCATGAGGACACTCTCTCAAAGCCAAAACAGGTACTTTATGCTCTTCATTAATGATTTTTCAAGAATGACTTGGGTTTactttcttaaagaaaaatcagAGGCTTTTAGTGTTTTTAAAAACTTCAAGTTGTTGGTTGAAAATCAAAGTGGTCAAAAGATGAAGATCTTGAGAAGTGATAGAGGGGATGAATTCAACTCAAGTAAGTTTGATGAATTTTGTCAAGAAGAAGGGTTGGAACACCAACTGACAGTTGCCtacactccacaacaaaatggagtctcGGAAAGGAAGAATAGGACTGTTATGGAGATGGCTAGGTCCATGCTAATGGCAAAGGgcattccaaaaaaattatgggCTGAGGCTGTTAATACAGCAGTATATGTGCTAAATAGATGCCCCACAAAGGCAGTGAAGGATATGACTCCAATCGAAGCATGGAGTGGACACAAGCCAACTGTTAGTCACTTCAAAGTATTTGGATGTTTGTGTTACATTCATGTACCTGAACAAAAGAGACACAAACTTGAAGAAAAGTCAGAGAAAGGGATTTTTCTTGGGTATAGCTCTCAATCCAAGGGATACCGGATcttcaatctcaaaactcaGCAGCTGGTTACAAGTAGAGATGTTCAGTTTGATGAGCATTCAACTTGGAAATGGGAAGAAGAGCATGAACCAGATCTGACTCTTCGTGTTCCAATTATCGAGCAAGTTGAGGAAGAGCTTGAAACATCAGCTCCAAATGATCAACCTTCATCACCATTCTCGGTTTCAGGAAGTGATAGCAACTCTAGAAGTTCAACAGTTTCATCACCTGAGACTTCTCCAAGAAGATTCAGGGCATTAAACGAAATATATGAATCTTGCAACTTCAGTTCCATAAAGCCTGAAAATTATGCAGCAGCCTCTAAAGAACAAGTTTGGGTGGATGCAATGAAGGAGGAGATTAGAATGATTGAGAAAAACAATACATGGGAGCTGGTTGCATATCCTGACAGCAAGGATGTTATCGGAGTTAAGTGGGTATATAAAACAAAGCTCAACCCAAATGGTTCTTTAAACAAGTGTAAAGCAAGATTGGTTGCAAAGGGCTATTCACAACAGGCTGGGATAGATTTCAATGAAACCTATGCACCCGTAGCTAGGTTGGACACCATCAGAACAGTAGTTGCACTTGCAGCTCAAAGAAGTTGGAAGATCTCACAACTTGATGTAAAAtcagcttttcttaatggagaACTTGAGGAGGAAGTGTATGTTCAGCAACCCGAAGGCTTTATGAAGGAAGAAGGGAAAgtatttaagttaaaaaaggctcactatgggcttaaacaagcACCCCGAGCTTGGTACAGCAAAATAGATAGCTATTTTTGTGATCATGGCTTCAAGAGAAGTGCTAGTGAACCTACACTTTATGTCCAACTCAAAGGTGAAAGTTTGCTCATTGTCTcactttatgttgatgatttaattataacaGGAAATAATTCGGTTATGATTGAATCATTCAAACAAGAGATGATGAAAACATTTGAAATGAGAGATATGGGACTAATGCACTACTTCCTTGTAATGGAAGTATATCAAGAAGGAGGCATTTTCATTTCACAAAGGAAATATGCTCTTGATTTGCTCAACAAGTTCAATATGACTGAATGCAAATCAGTAGCTACTCCTTTGATAGCAAATGAGAAATTGAAGAAGGAAGATGGTGCAAAAGAAGCCGATGCAGCAGCATATAGGAGTTTAATTGGAAGCTTACTTTACTTGGCTGCCACTCGGCCTGACATCATGTATGCAACTAGCCTTCTCTCAAGATTCATGCAATGTTCAAGTCAAATCCATTTTGGAGCTGCTAAAAGAGTGTTGAGATACATTCAAGGCACAAAGGATTTCGGCATTTGGTATAAACCAAGTTCTCATTCAACTTTGACTGGTTTTACTGATAGTGATTGGGCTGGTTCTGTGGATGATAGGAGAAGCACATCCGGGTATTGTTTTAATCTTGGAACTGATGTGTTTTCTTGGGGATCTAAGAAGCAAGGATCTGTAGCACAATCCACAGCCGAAGCAGAGTATGTGGCTGCTGCTGGAGCTTCAAATCAAGCTATTTGGCTGAGTAAAATTCTCGAAGATATGGGTGCAAAACAGCAGCTGCCAATTGTGATTTATTGTGATAACAAATCAGCAATAGCTATGGCAAAGTATCCTGTCTTTCATAGCAGAACTAAACATATTGCAATCAAGTATCATTACTTGAGGGAAGTAGAAGCAAAAGGAGATGTGAAGCTGAAGTTTTGTAAGTCTAAAGAACAAGTTGCTGATATTTTCACAAAGGCACTTCCAAGAGACAAATTCCAGTTGTTGAGGCTCAAACTTGGAGTGTCAGAAAAATGCATCAAGGAGGAGTATTGAAGATAATGCCTAGTTATGATGCAGTTTTTTCAATAAAGTCTATTAATAGTATTTTGTTATTATAGAGAAACTCTGTTATCGTGCATCTTGGGACAGGATGAGTTTTAATGCTCTATAATTTTCAATGCTATTTATATAATGTACTTCTCCATCTATAATCAGGAGAACATCAGAATCAATCAACAAGTATTTTGGTTGAAGTTATCCCCTCTCTTTTACTTCACCTATATAAATACCAACAATGACATcagttttaaatgttttattgacCAATATATGAAAACGGAATACACGATTTCGACAGTCTTTCCTCATTTATGCACGTTTGAATTGAATCAGATACTGATTTGAGAGCATAcaaaacatgttaaaaaaaCAGGCTCAATTATGGAAGGCAGATGGGGTGAATTAAGATAAGGAACAGTTTTATAGAATCAGATATTGCACTTTAAAGCAAGCTTGGCAATGGCAAAGCCAAGCCATAACATCCATATAAGCCTCCAGAACAGATACATGAAGAAGATTCATGGCCATGAGCCGAAATACAAACACGACAAATAACTGAAATGTAAAGCTACTGGGCCGGCCATTAAAGTAAACAGCTAAATAGACCTAAACTAAGATAAGTGGCCCGTCTGGAGCCCGTCCTTCAAGCAAAGTGAAATGAACTAGTTGACTTCAACTCAGCACGAGCTTGCCACTGCTGttacaaattcaaaatccaCTCTTTAAAGTTTGCCTTGCAGCTCAAACAGAAAGCAATCTAATCATGAAAATAGGGAGGAAAAAAACATACATACTGATACAGACCAAGTCCTTGCCTTAATATCTAACACTTTTGTCCTTGCCCAAGtgaattattttcatctcaGCCAAATCTAGTTCGATTTCTAACACCTCTGAATCCGCTTTCATGCCGGAATTACTGGTAGAGGAACCCAAATTTTTCAATCATCACCAGCACTCTTTCTAACATGAGGAAAAAAACTGGTTTAAGTAAAATGAGCTTCAAACTTGTGGGGCTCACCTGTTCTGCACAGGGCCATGATCCTCAGCTGTTCGCATAGAATAGATTACTCTGCCAACAATGTCCGTCATGTGAACAGGACCAAAGTTCCGGCTGTCATTTGCTTCCTGttattagagagaaaaaataaagtaaataatcTGTTTATGCCAGACATTTTAAatgcagtttggatagtgaaaagagataattttatataaaagttgaatcaaatattatttttaatattattattattttgagatttgaaaaaattgaacaatctaatatatttttaggatgagatgaaacactatTACTATCCAAACAGAACATTCTCAAtcgaataattaaattattagataACAAAATCCCATCTACCTCGGGCTTTAAGTTTTCGTTATCAGACGACACCCAGCACTGATTCTTTTCAAGAACAAAGGGCTCCTCTTTTTCATCTTTAGGGACCATTTCATGATACCCTCCCATGCCAGCCAATCTTCTGACTAGAAAATTATTATGTGATTTCATGGGGTCCCTCAACAACACCACATCTCCGGTGAAAACATACCTAAAACAGAAACACATGTGCTGTAAATCAATAAATAAGTCAAACAAGAGATATAAAGATACTAAACAACAAATATGCCATCAAACAAAAGTGCAGGAAACTGATGTAGTGTGGGTGTTTGGGAAGTCGAATCTGTGAATACTAGACATCACAA containing:
- the LOC109003566 gene encoding uncharacterized protein LOC109003566; protein product: MVISLSSWYRYLGLKVDYSVSLVRKPYKSGQMTFREAIDAGLKNFFLGKLTYFYWNSAGEEMAPTIGARRGTLLVRKGPTYVFTGDVVLLRDPMKSHNNFLVRRLAGMGGYHEMVPKDEKEEPFVLEKNQCWVSSDNENLKPEEANDSRNFGPVHMTDIVGRVIYSMRTAEDHGPVQNSNSGMKADSEVLEIELDLAEMKIIHLGKDKSVRY